GTGGCCGGAGATAAAGTTTTTTAAGACACGTGAGATTAACTGACCACTCTACCTGCAGCAACCATCATTTTATCCCGATTCCGGCCCCCCTGTCACACGCCCCGAACATGCAGGAAGGTAAATAAGTGCCGACTGTCCCCACAGGACTATATGTTGTCCATTTGACGGCCTTTCGGTTACCCATCCAGCACGCTGATCAATGGATCCCCATTGGTTATCTTCCCGGCATGATGATGCGTGAATCCTCTTTTTTTTCCTTCACCTGCTGTTCGCGCATTTTTTTCACCCGTTCCACCATTTCACCCAACGCTTTCTGCATTGCCTCCGGGAATTCATTGATCGCCTCCTCGATGTTACCGGCCTTCAGGGCGGACTGAAGCGGCACCGGCCCTTCCGGAGACATCAGTTGGGTTTGGGCCATAAATATGGGTGTGCGACTGGAATCTTTCGTCCCGTCGGCGTTTACCGGTATAAGACGTCTGATTGACGCCACCTTGAGGTCGGTAATCGATTCTTCCTGATACAA
This genomic window from Thermodesulfobacteriota bacterium contains:
- a CDS encoding cytoplasmic protein, with translation MTNGEQGPQIDFTVDKNNLYQEESITDLKVASIRRLIPVNADGTKDSSRTPIFMAQTQLMSPEGPVPLQSALKAGNIEEAINEFPEAMQKALGEMVERVKKMREQQVKEKKEDSRIIMPGR